The following is a genomic window from Myxococcales bacterium.
TTTTCCTGGAAAGCTTTTGCTTTGTTCTGGTAAAAAAAGTCCGGAGCAATCAACCAAATAAATTACGGGCAGGCTAAGTTTTAAGGCAATTTCCTGAGCGCGGATGATTTTTTCAGGCGTTTTTGGCCACCATGCGCCAGATGCAACGGTGTTGTCATTGGCAATGACTATGGTCCAGCGGTCATGAATCTGTACAAATGCAGTGAGCACTCCCGCATTAGGACAGGTTTTTTGTTGTGAACCCTCACCAAACATAATTCCATCATTGACAAAACTATTGATGAAAAGAATTTTTTCCTTAGCATCGCACAGTGATTCAAGCCGTTGATAGGCGGTGAGTTTATTTTTTGCTTGAACGCGTTCCTGATATTTTTTTCCCCAACCGTTTTTCACAGAGATACGCTTTTGAGTAAGTGTTTCTTCAAGCGAGGCCATGTCTTTGCAGTTTTCTTGAAAGCTTTGATCTTCTACATCTATGGCGCTACCGAGAGGATGAAAAAAAAGTTTGGCCATCACACGCTCCTAGAATTTTGATAAGAGGCTAGAAATATTTTTTTCGATAAAGCTGCAGTCGTAGCTGCCTTTTCTAAAATCGTTGTTTGCCAAAATGGCTTTATGAAAGTCGATGGTGGTTTTTATGCCTTGAATCGAGATTTCATCAAGAGTTTTTTCCATCAAAGCAAGGGCTTCTTCTCGTGTTGCTCCATGAGTGAGGACCTTGGCTAACATTGAATCATAAAAGGGCACGATATTAAAATTATCAATCACATAGGTGTCGATACGCACAGGGCCTGTAAAATTTGATGGAGGTAGGTGAAGGTGGGTGATTTTTCCTGGACTAGGAGCAAAATCATGAGCAGGATCTTCAGAATTGATACGACACTCGATTGCATGACCATGAAAATTAATTTCATCTTGCTTTAATGTAATCATTTCATTAGCAGCAATGCGCACTTGCCATTCAACAATATCAATACCTGTGACAAGTTCGCTGATGCCATGCTCCACCTGAATGCGTGTATTCATTTCCATAAAATAAAGGCGGCCATCATCGCTTAGTAAAAATTCCAATGTTCCAGCATTATGGTAGCCGATTTTTTTGAGTGCAACGGTGATAATATCTATGATGCTTTTTCTAAGTTCTTCACTCAGGCCATTGGCGGGAGTTTCCTCTAATAATTTTTGATTGCGTCTTTGCACTGAGCATTCGCGTTCACCAAGGCACATCACATTGTCAAAGTGATCACATAAAACTTGAAACTCAATGTGGCGAGCTTGCTTGATATATTTTTCTACATAGAGTTTTTCGTCATTGAATGATGCCTGAGCTTCTCTGCTTGCTTCCATAAA
Proteins encoded in this region:
- a CDS encoding acetyl-CoA carboxylase biotin carboxylase subunit, giving the protein MFKRVLVANRGEIARRIIRTLTKMGIESVAIFSEADKDCAYLKEANKSICIGPSIAKESYLCEDAILQAALQNECDALHPGFGFLSENAIFAARCAQQKLSFIGPSPHHLSLMGNKAKARSVMADLGVPTLIGSKDILENSEEALSKASELGYPVLLKARSGGGGKGMRLVNNFQEMPNAFMEASREAQASFNDEKLYVEKYIKQARHIEFQVLCDHFDNVMCLGERECSVQRRNQKLLEETPANGLSEELRKSIIDIITVALKKIGYHNAGTLEFLLSDDGRLYFMEMNTRIQVEHGISELVTGIDIVEWQVRIAANEMITLKQDEINFHGHAIECRINSEDPAHDFAPSPGKITHLHLPPSNFTGPVRIDTYVIDNFNIVPFYDSMLAKVLTHGATREEALALMEKTLDEISIQGIKTTIDFHKAILANNDFRKGSYDCSFIEKNISSLLSKF